A genomic region of Rhipicephalus sanguineus isolate Rsan-2018 chromosome 1, BIME_Rsan_1.4, whole genome shotgun sequence contains the following coding sequences:
- the LOC119400054 gene encoding sentrin-specific protease 8 gives MASHGRIVLSYHDTLLRESDVELLDEPHWVNDNIIWFWMQYLENELYTSSCASLAFVGPDVVQLVKLGATLNVEQVLKSLDLKQKKLILLPVNDCQEFDLPGGCHWSLLVYNQARKIFEHYDSSKGHNHSHAKAIARALTPLLSLREVRVVESDCLQQHNSFDCGLYVMYNLQQVCAEHIVLPESDGSRKTLLTSWMQQNRKTLKELITKLSRPE, from the coding sequence ATGGCTTCTCATGGTAGGATAGTACTAAGCTACCATGACACGCTTCTCCGCGAGTCGGACGTGGAGTTACTGGACGAACCGCACTGGGTGAATGACAACATCATCTGGTTTTGGATGCAATACCTTGAGAACGAGCTCTACACGTCCAGCTGCGCCTCCCTCGCCTTCGTAGGACCCGACGTTGTACAACTTGTCAAGCTTGGTGCAACGCTCAACGTTGAGCAGGTGCTCAAGTCGCTGGATCTGAAACAAAAAAAGTTGATATTGTTGCCAGTCAACGACTGCCAAGAGTTCGACCTGCCTGGTGGTTGTCACTGGAGCCTCCTTGTTTATAACCAAGCCAGGAAGATATTTGAGCACTACGACTCGTCTAAGGGACACAACCACTCCCATGCCAAGGCAATCGCACGAGCTTTAACGCCTCTTCTATCGCTACGGGAAGTTCGAGTCGTCGAGTCCGACTGCCTACAGCAGCATAATTCTTTCGACTGCGGTCTTTACGTTATGTACAACCTACAACAAGTTTGTGCTGAACATATTGTGCTTCCGGAAAGTGACGGTAGTCGTAAGACATTGCTCACAAGTTGGATGCAACAAAACAGGAAGACACTGAAAGAACTCATCACGAAGCTGAGTCGGCCTGAGTGA